One part of the Lachnospiraceae bacterium JLR.KK002 genome encodes these proteins:
- a CDS encoding ATP-binding cassette domain-containing protein has product MINGHDIREERSLVRKDIGIVFQDSTLDAQMTVEENLKYHCSFYRVPKNKVRDRISFALELVELTEWGRAAVGSLSGGMKRRAEIARGLVHDPRVLFLDEPTTGLDPQTRANVWEYIQRLQKQKNMTIFLTTYYLDEAEVCSKIVIMDH; this is encoded by the coding sequence ATAATCAATGGCCATGATATTCGTGAAGAACGCAGTTTAGTGCGCAAAGACATAGGGATTGTTTTTCAGGACTCCACTCTCGATGCTCAAATGACAGTGGAAGAAAACCTGAAATACCATTGCAGTTTTTACAGGGTACCAAAAAACAAGGTGCGGGATCGCATCAGCTTCGCCCTTGAGCTTGTGGAACTTACGGAATGGGGACGGGCGGCAGTAGGCAGTCTGTCCGGCGGTATGAAACGAAGAGCTGAGATTGCCAGAGGGCTGGTACATGACCCCAGAGTTTTATTTCTGGACGAACCCACCACCGGTCTGGATCCACAGACCAGGGCCAATGTGTGGGAATATATCCAGCGGCTTCAAAAGCAGAAAAATATGACGATCTTCCTTACCACCTACTATCTGGACGAGGCGGAGGTCTGCTCAAAAATCGTCATTATGGATCACTGA
- a CDS encoding tyrosine-type recombinase/integrase translates to MKKAEYLKGEFLMPSDMTVAYYLDEYLEFCESSDYSPATIRDYRNVIERYLKPVFGKTKLQELHKLQIQQAYNKWRIKSNASDNPLKATTIHHINRVFKAALNEAVERQYIRQNPTHKLKIPKDQKTNKLDVYTIEEIRELQKSVKNTDMELPVALLFDCVMRRGELLGLKFSDINFDTSTVTVRHSLVESEDSKIPVLKDCKTDESYREIVVSEYTLKLLKKQKVKYKENKLRYGKEFHNTNFVICQENGKAFLPKSFTRKWARTLEIHGLRHIKLHGTRHSAISLLLSEGIPLHIVQQRAGHKDPQITLAVYSHVAKDKQNIVAEKLDNLIFSAVNE, encoded by the coding sequence ATGAAAAAAGCAGAGTATCTAAAAGGCGAATTCCTTATGCCTTCTGATATGACAGTTGCATATTACCTTGATGAATACCTCGAATTCTGTGAAAGCAGTGATTACAGCCCTGCAACCATCAGGGATTACCGGAATGTAATAGAAAGGTATTTAAAGCCAGTTTTTGGAAAGACAAAATTACAGGAACTACATAAGCTGCAGATACAGCAGGCATACAATAAATGGCGCATAAAATCCAATGCCAGTGACAACCCCCTAAAAGCTACCACTATCCACCACATTAACCGTGTATTTAAAGCAGCATTAAATGAAGCAGTGGAACGCCAGTATATCAGGCAGAACCCTACGCATAAGCTGAAAATCCCAAAAGACCAAAAAACAAATAAACTGGATGTATATACCATTGAGGAAATCAGGGAATTACAAAAAAGCGTAAAAAATACAGATATGGAACTTCCAGTTGCTTTACTTTTTGACTGTGTCATGCGCCGGGGAGAATTATTAGGCCTGAAATTTTCAGACATTAACTTTGATACTTCAACCGTCACTGTCCGCCATTCATTAGTAGAATCTGAGGACAGTAAAATTCCTGTCTTAAAAGACTGTAAAACGGATGAATCCTACCGTGAAATTGTTGTCAGCGAATATACTTTAAAACTGCTAAAAAAACAAAAAGTAAAATACAAGGAAAATAAACTGAGATATGGAAAAGAATTCCATAATACTAATTTTGTTATTTGCCAGGAAAATGGAAAAGCATTCCTTCCGAAAAGTTTTACAAGAAAATGGGCAAGAACTTTAGAAATACATGGACTGCGCCATATCAAACTTCATGGTACAAGACACAGTGCAATCTCCCTCTTATTATCGGAAGGAATACCCCTGCATATCGTACAGCAAAGGGCTGGACACAAAGACCCTCAGATTACATTGGCAGTCTATTCCCATGTTGCAAAAGATAAACAGAATATAGTGGCCGAAAAACTGGATAACCTGATATTTTCAGCAGTCAATGAATAA
- a CDS encoding HAMP domain-containing sensor histidine kinase codes for MERKLNTDIFLLQCLFLLAVTGISVLLYTIFMPVYYERVKDRQIIQAYHDIGELVLSELEEKDYVMFANYENENLNFFIADENMKPVYVTKSNDSEANAINRNITRKINSFSREPEIIRNSGKLLETARYRGIMTQNETDYYIVIKDIAAGRKSITMAEKFYLVMFLLLMIPGSIFVVFFWKRRLNPLEQLVFTAEQTANGNFSGQVQEQGRYEELNRLSASVNKMSRQLQEQTGRLEENKKQMLHHNVRQDQMEKRRKELIANISHELKTPLAVIASQAEMLEYAQDDREYYISSIQEEVTKMSDMVSRLLNHSVLEHQMENMIQKTFDMKEVMDYIIVKYEGMIKKKRIRMETFLSETCYVEGDREYIEQIVNNYMTNALEHTDIGGNIRMTLKKQEHTVRVSVYNEGSQIPAEDMEKIWSGFYRNQQEPRYEKNGFSHAGLGLYIVQSIVTMHNGNYGVENLPSGVEFWFTLPEASALTE; via the coding sequence ATGGAACGGAAACTTAATACAGATATTTTTTTACTGCAATGCCTGTTCCTTCTGGCAGTTACAGGAATCAGCGTCCTGCTGTATACGATTTTTATGCCTGTTTATTATGAGCGTGTGAAAGACAGGCAGATTATACAGGCATATCATGATATTGGAGAACTGGTTTTGTCAGAGCTGGAAGAAAAAGATTATGTGATGTTTGCAAATTATGAGAATGAAAATTTAAATTTTTTTATTGCAGATGAAAATATGAAACCTGTTTATGTTACGAAATCAAATGACAGCGAAGCCAACGCCATCAATCGAAATATTACCAGAAAGATAAATTCTTTTTCCAGAGAACCGGAGATTATCCGTAACAGCGGAAAATTACTGGAGACAGCCAGATATCGGGGAATTATGACTCAGAATGAAACAGATTATTATATTGTAATCAAAGATATTGCCGCAGGAAGGAAAAGTATTACCATGGCGGAAAAATTTTATCTGGTAATGTTTCTGCTGCTGATGATACCGGGAAGCATTTTTGTGGTATTTTTCTGGAAACGAAGGTTAAATCCTCTGGAACAGTTGGTTTTTACTGCAGAACAGACAGCAAATGGTAATTTTTCCGGGCAGGTACAGGAACAGGGGCGGTACGAAGAACTGAATCGTCTTTCTGCCAGTGTAAATAAAATGTCCCGGCAGCTTCAGGAACAGACTGGCCGCCTGGAAGAGAATAAAAAGCAGATGCTTCATCATAATGTGCGTCAGGATCAGATGGAAAAAAGGCGTAAGGAACTGATTGCCAATATATCTCATGAACTGAAGACTCCTCTGGCAGTCATTGCAAGTCAGGCAGAAATGCTGGAATATGCGCAGGATGACCGGGAATATTATATTTCTTCTATTCAGGAAGAAGTGACGAAAATGTCCGATATGGTCAGCCGGCTTCTGAATCATTCTGTTCTGGAACATCAGATGGAAAATATGATTCAGAAAACCTTCGACATGAAAGAAGTGATGGATTACATTATTGTAAAATATGAAGGAATGATTAAAAAGAAAAGAATACGTATGGAAACCTTTTTGTCTGAGACATGTTATGTGGAAGGGGACCGGGAATATATTGAGCAGATTGTAAATAATTATATGACAAATGCACTGGAACATACTGATATCGGCGGAAATATCCGTATGACGTTAAAAAAACAGGAACATACGGTACGTGTAAGTGTTTATAATGAAGGAAGCCAGATTCCAGCGGAAGATATGGAAAAAATATGGAGCGGTTTTTACCGAAATCAGCAGGAACCCAGGTATGAAAAAAACGGATTTTCCCATGCAGGTCTTGGACTGTATATTGTGCAGAGCATAGTTACCATGCACAATGGAAATTACGGTGTGGAAAATCTTCCGTCCGGTGTGGAATTCTGGTTTACTCTGCCGGAAGCCTCTGCCCTTACGGAATGA
- a CDS encoding DUF6339 family protein: protein MIIHFIKEDALSALKMNVKGNIKLYELSTNRWIYDYFDGENPFAEYKLQVPDFQFCNNKNDVENAIRLYTAMKGLTDTQASDERLWAGLCHSDFWEFLHERWKEDKIRTNPESIVLGRYFLNTKNGVRRALFGNTLSRLWWLGRLTYDEKRKDPFELTRYWEKDFSTKFFILFSSNFMGNREITKGLISALMALEKEDFTVGARKRDIYYQASQYLNIYGGTHILDYYTAEEIKEKILRYMRGLAGKRR, encoded by the coding sequence ATGATAATACATTTTATAAAAGAGGATGCTCTTTCCGCATTAAAAATGAATGTAAAAGGGAATATTAAATTATATGAACTTTCCACAAACAGATGGATTTACGATTATTTTGACGGAGAAAATCCTTTTGCTGAATATAAACTGCAGGTGCCTGATTTTCAGTTCTGCAATAATAAAAATGATGTGGAAAATGCAATCCGCCTTTATACTGCCATGAAGGGTCTGACTGATACGCAGGCGTCTGACGAACGCTTGTGGGCGGGCCTGTGCCATAGTGATTTCTGGGAATTTTTGCATGAGCGATGGAAAGAGGATAAAATCAGAACAAATCCGGAATCTATTGTTCTGGGACGTTATTTTCTGAATACAAAAAACGGTGTTCGGAGAGCATTATTTGGAAATACATTATCCCGCCTGTGGTGGCTCGGAAGACTTACTTACGATGAAAAAAGAAAAGATCCTTTTGAATTGACCCGGTACTGGGAAAAGGATTTCTCCACAAAATTTTTTATTCTGTTTTCCAGTAATTTTATGGGAAACAGAGAAATTACAAAAGGGCTTATTTCAGCCCTTATGGCTCTGGAAAAAGAAGATTTTACGGTGGGAGCCAGAAAACGTGATATTTATTATCAGGCCAGCCAGTATCTGAACATATACGGCGGTACACATATTCTGGATTATTATACAGCCGAAGAAATTAAAGAAAAAATATTACGGTATATGCGGGGACTGGCAGGAAAAAGACGGTAA
- a CDS encoding response regulator transcription factor: MKKTSILVIEDEKKLLKALTDFFTIHEYQVYTAENGLEGIQQFKVHSEEISCVLLDIMLPFMDGNEVLKQIRVFSNVPVIMLTAKEEVEDQLESLSHGADNYIVKPYSLAVVKMHVEALIKRFRQEEEFLTAGNIRIEIAAHKLYVNDIFVETTPKEFELMLFFMKNEGVVLTRDHILDSIWGYHYVGDTRTIDTIVKQLRKKLGNISCIRTVYGVGYCFEGKGNGTET, translated from the coding sequence ATGAAAAAAACAAGTATTTTAGTCATTGAGGATGAGAAAAAATTATTAAAGGCATTGACAGATTTTTTCACCATACATGAATATCAGGTTTACACAGCGGAAAACGGCCTGGAGGGAATACAGCAGTTTAAGGTGCACAGTGAGGAAATAAGCTGTGTGCTGCTGGATATTATGCTGCCATTTATGGACGGCAATGAAGTGTTAAAGCAGATTCGTGTATTTTCCAATGTTCCGGTAATTATGCTGACTGCCAAAGAGGAAGTGGAAGATCAGCTGGAAAGCCTTTCTCACGGAGCAGATAATTATATTGTAAAACCATATTCCCTGGCTGTGGTGAAAATGCATGTGGAAGCGCTGATAAAACGTTTCCGGCAGGAAGAAGAGTTTCTGACAGCAGGAAATATACGGATAGAAATTGCAGCTCATAAGCTGTATGTGAATGATATATTCGTAGAAACAACACCGAAAGAATTTGAGCTGATGTTGTTTTTCATGAAAAATGAAGGAGTTGTTCTGACAAGAGACCATATTCTTGACAGCATCTGGGGATATCATTATGTGGGAGATACCAGAACCATTGATACCATTGTCAAACAGCTTCGGAAAAAACTGGGAAATATATCCTGTATCCGAACCGTATACGGAGTGGGATATTGCTTTGAGGGTAAAGGGAATGGAACGGAAACTTAA
- a CDS encoding transposase yields the protein MINYNRLGYEIKRDFTNFMSKISQKLKRPQQKFAHQMVYGILAGNKLHLSEIARSLKENITLKKTIDRLSRNLNAFDEKESVMQDYLSLVKQQVKEDYAVIVIDNSDIAKPASRKLEALSEIRDGSTGEITQGYLTIEAAVLSESGKMPLPVYEKVFSAAEKGFVSETYENLCCLQSLSENFSTKCVRTLDRGFDTNDYYRYFLKRGERFVIRAKKNRNVIYNGKTCNIMDVALKYKGAYRMDFKDKRGKCAQCKMSCMPVRLCEFPDKELVLTVVYGFGEEPMLLLSNLKMQEKKKLCHIIAKVYLLRWRIEEYFKFRKQQFELEDLRVMSLQSIRGLNFFATLAAGYISLISSIHKESIFLKELKECSKRIYEVPKFIFYALGYAINQVLGMSRTGIQGFLTKKVKSQQMNLFEHFKIEDTGAFVF from the coding sequence ATGATTAATTATAACAGATTAGGGTATGAAATTAAAAGGGATTTTACAAATTTTATGTCAAAAATTTCACAGAAGTTAAAACGCCCACAGCAGAAGTTTGCCCATCAGATGGTTTATGGAATACTCGCAGGAAACAAACTGCACCTGAGCGAAATCGCCCGCTCCCTGAAAGAAAACATTACGCTCAAAAAGACCATTGACCGGCTTTCCAGAAACTTAAATGCTTTTGACGAAAAGGAATCCGTCATGCAGGATTATCTCTCCCTTGTAAAACAGCAGGTCAAAGAAGACTATGCGGTTATTGTCATTGATAATTCAGATATCGCAAAGCCTGCAAGCAGAAAGCTGGAGGCCCTCTCTGAAATCCGTGACGGGAGCACTGGAGAAATTACACAGGGCTACCTGACAATTGAGGCTGCCGTGCTGTCCGAATCCGGGAAAATGCCCCTTCCAGTCTATGAAAAAGTATTCTCGGCAGCAGAAAAAGGATTTGTAAGTGAAACCTATGAAAACCTGTGCTGCCTGCAGTCACTTTCTGAAAATTTCAGCACGAAATGTGTCCGCACCCTCGACCGCGGGTTTGACACCAATGATTATTACCGCTATTTCCTAAAACGCGGGGAGCGTTTTGTCATCCGCGCTAAAAAGAACCGGAATGTCATCTATAACGGGAAGACCTGTAATATCATGGATGTGGCATTAAAATATAAAGGGGCTTACCGCATGGATTTTAAAGATAAAAGGGGTAAGTGTGCCCAGTGCAAAATGAGCTGCATGCCTGTACGACTCTGCGAATTCCCAGACAAAGAACTGGTTCTGACCGTAGTGTATGGCTTTGGGGAAGAGCCCATGCTCCTGCTCTCCAATCTGAAAATGCAGGAAAAGAAAAAGCTGTGCCACATCATCGCCAAAGTGTATCTGCTCAGGTGGCGGATTGAGGAATATTTCAAGTTCAGGAAACAGCAGTTTGAACTTGAGGATCTGCGGGTAATGTCCCTGCAGTCTATCCGCGGCCTGAATTTTTTTGCCACCCTTGCGGCAGGGTATATTAGCCTTATATCGTCCATCCACAAAGAAAGTATATTCCTGAAAGAATTAAAGGAATGTTCCAAACGTATTTATGAGGTTCCAAAGTTCATTTTTTATGCATTAGGCTATGCAATAAACCAAGTCCTGGGCATGAGCCGGACAGGCATACAGGGCTTTCTTACGAAAAAAGTCAAATCACAACAGATGAATCTGTTTGAACACTTTAAAATAGAGGATACCGGGGCATTTGTATTCTAA
- a CDS encoding DUF4162 domain-containing protein: MVAHDTPENLKHQYTGTETDVVCTQTEPLEATLRKREVSYRKNGNKLMFHTKKAPAALEILSAHKGEFTDFEVKNGTLNEVFLAITGKEIRE, from the coding sequence ATCGTTGCCCACGATACGCCGGAGAACTTAAAACACCAATATACAGGCACGGAAACTGATGTTGTCTGCACACAGACCGAACCGTTGGAAGCAACATTGCGTAAACGAGAAGTTTCCTATCGAAAAAATGGGAATAAACTGATGTTCCATACTAAGAAAGCCCCTGCCGCCCTGGAAATTTTGTCGGCTCACAAGGGCGAATTTACAGATTTTGAAGTAAAAAACGGAACGCTGAACGAAGTGTTCCTGGCAATTACGGGAAAGGAGATTCGAGAATGA